The genomic segment GAAAAATAGCGTTCACCGGTTCAACAGCTGTTGGAAAGCGACTCTTTGGCCAGTCGGCGGATACGGTAAAGAAGGTTGCGCTGGAACTGGGCGGTCACGCGCCTTTCATTGTCTTTGATGACGCGCCGCTTGAGCAGACGGTCCAGGATCTTGTCGCAGCCAAATTCAGAAATAATGGGCAGGTCTGCACATCGCCAAATCGGATTTTTGTGCATGAATCGATTCTGAAGCCCTTTACTGAACAGCTGGTAGCTGCGGTGAAACAGGTGAAAGTCGGCAACGGGCTGGATGAAGGTGTCGATGCCGGTCCGCTGATTCGTGAGGACGCCCTTGTGAAGATCGATCGCCAGCTTGCTGACGCGACGGCAAAGGGAGCAAAGATTGCGACAGGCGGTGGACGGCTGACAGGCGGCGATTATGCCAGAGGCTATTTTTACGCGCCGACGGTTCTGACCGGAGTAACAAATAAAATGAAGATTTTCTATGAGGAAACATTCGGACCAGTGCTGCCGATTATCGCTTTCTCCGACACGGATCAGGTGATCGCCATGGCGAACGACACAGTCTATGGACTCGCCAGTTATTTCTATACAAAGGATCTGGCGCGGATCGCCAAAGTGAGCCGCAGCCTTCAATACGGTATGGTTGGCGTCAACAGTCCTCGGGTAGCGTTCCCGCAGGCTCCTTTCGGCGGGGTCAAACAATCCGGAATCGGCCGGGAAAACGGGCATCAGGGCATCGATGATTATGTCACGATCAAGTTTGTCAATCTGAAATATTAAGCTTTACAGTAAAAAAGAGCCGGGGATGCCCCCGGCTCTTTTGCTGCAGTATCCGAAAAAAGGCTCCGGCGTAAATAGAAGATCGCCAAATTTTTCTTCAAAAAAGGACATGCCATGTGACCGGGCCGACAAGGCCATCGGCGACAAGGCCGTGCCGACGCTGATAGGCGCGTACGGCCTGTTCTGTTTTCGGACCGAAAATCCCGTCTGGTACAGCACCCACCGCGTTTTGAGTACGGACCACGTCCCGCCCCCTGCTGCCGCGCCGGATCAGGTGGCCGGGATAGGGGACAACAGCGGCCGGGGAGACGGCCGGATGCTTCACAGCGCTTCTGGCCGGTCCCCAGACTGCTGACGGGTTGCGGATTCGGTCAAGATCGACAGGAATACCGGCCAGCATCCGGTTATTCTGATACTGATAAATGTCCGCGTGGCGCGACTCATGACCAAAAGACCAGGCATAAGTCTGATAATAAAAATCGGCGAGCCCCTTGCCGCGCAGGTCCTCAATCATGCGAAACGATCCGTAAATGCCGATCCTGTATTTCTGACTGCGGGACCGGATCGCCTGAAAGTAGGCACGAATCACACCGAAGTCATCCGGGGCGGCATCGTAATCCACTGTAAAAAAGATCGGTGAGGCTTCCGGCTGGCCAATCTGCCCCGCATACCGGGCCGCTTTTTCCGCATCCTTTTTCCCCTGTTCTTCCGTAAAATAGGCACGCCGTGTTGGACGGGTTTCCCAGATGCTGAATATTCTGCAGCCGGCCCTCTGTATGGCCTCTGCTTCACCGCGGGTAATCGTTTTCCATGATTCTGCAGGGCCGATATATCTGCCGACCGCATCCACCCCCTGACTTTTCAGACGTCGAGCGGATTGTTCTGTAAGTTTTGTTGCACAGTCTATACCGGACATCATATCCATCAGCCTCCTTCTGTTTTCATTCAATAAATAGACTGTTGCCTCAAAATTGGTGAAAAAGGCCTGTGATTAGCGGCCGGGCCGCTGTGGCATATTAATAAGAGAAATGACCACAGGGAGGCCTGCAGATGTTCCGCTACGCCTTATTTATTGAATACGACGGGCTCACCGTCGTCTCCTGTTGACATTGCGCTTCCCGAAGAAGTCATTGAAGCCACGGCGATCACTCATGCCGTATCGGTTTACGCGCTGCGCCATAATTTTGAACTGGTCAGGTACGTTGAACTATCGGAAAATGCGGCACGGGCTTTTTTCCGGGAACGCAGGCGCATTGGCAACCCGCGCAAGATCATCTGTCACTTTCATCTGATATCCGGCGGAGAGGAAGAGCCGCAACCGGAACGGAAAGAATAAAAATTAACAGGAATCATAATCTGATTTAACAGTAGCTTAATGCAGACAGATTATGATAAATGTTGATTTTTCAGGTCGTACAGACCCTGTAACGGGGGACAGAATCAGGAGAATGTGAGGAGATAAGATGAAACTCGCAGTCATAGGAACAGGCTATGTCGGGCTGGTGACAGGCGTAGCCCTGTCAGAAATCGGGCATGCGGTGACCTGCATCGACGTCGATCCGGAAAAAATTGAGAAACTCAGCAGCGGTGTTCCGACGATTTATGAACCCGGGCTCGAAGAACTGATGCGCAGAAACATGGACGCGGGACGGCTGTTATTTACTTCCCGGCACCGTGAAGGGCTGAGCGGAGCTGAAGTGATCTATATTGCGGTGGGTACACCTCAGCGTCCGGATGGATCAGCCAATCTGGACTATATTCAGAGAGCTGCCTCAGATATCGCAGATCACATCGACAGACATGTGATCGTTGTGATAAAAAGTACCGTACCGGTGGGCACGAACAGACGGGTCAGGGAGCTGATCAACAGCCGGACGAAGGAGGGCGTTCAGGTCGATATCGCTTCCAATCCTGAATTTCTCCGTGAAGGTTCGGCTGTCAATGATACATTTCGTGGCGACCGGATTGTAATTGGAACTGAGAATCGTGAGACGGCCGACACTCTGGAGAAAATCAATAGGCCATTTGGCATTCCGATCATTAAGACGGATATTGCCAGCAGCGAAATGATTAAATATGCATCAAACGCCTTTCTTGCGACCAAGATCAGTTTTATCAATGAGATTGCCAATATCTGTGACAGGCTCGGTGCTAATGTTGAAGAAGTGGCAAAAGGAATGGGACTGGATCATCGGATCGGTCCGGATTTTCTCAGAGCGGGTATCGGATACGGCGGATCCTGTTTCCCTAAAGACACCAGCGCGCTCGTTCAGATCGCGGGGAACCATCACCATGAGTTTAATCTGCTTCAATCCGTGATTGAGGTGAATAATCATCAGCAGATCCTGCTGATTGAAAAACTGCTGGCACGCTTTACATCTCTTGAAGGGAAAAAGATCGCCGTGCTTGGTCTCGCCTTCAAGCCCCATACAGACGATCTGCGTGAATCGCCGGCTCTGGTCCTTATTCCGAAACTGGCTGCGCTGGGGGCAGACATTGCCGCGTATGATCCGATTGCAGCGGACCAGGCCAGAAAGCTTCTTGGAGACAACGGTATCCTCTATACCCATCAGCTCCGTGACGCCCTTTCCGGGGCCGACTGTGCCGTGATCGTGACCGACTGGCCGGATATTAAGAAGATGGAGGCGGCCACATACACCAGGCTGATGAAGCGGGCAATTGTCTTTGACGGCCGGAATTGTTACCGTCTCGACGCCATGAGAAAATCGAATGTAGAATATTACTCCATCGGCCGGCCGGCACACATTCCGGAACTGATCAGCTGAATCACTTTATTCGTTGCGGGCTGCGGAGGAAAATTGACATGAATATCGGGACGGAGACATACACCTATGAACATTCTGTTTGTGGTCGGCGAGTTTCCCAAACTGTCGCAGACTTTTATTCTGAATCAGATGACCGGGCTTATAGATGCCGGGCATGATGTACAGATTCTGGCCAAGAAAGCGGCGCCGGACCGGAAAGTACATCCTGACGTGATCCGGTACCGGCTTGCGCAGCGGACCTTTTACTATGGGACCGGCAGGCCGGGCGGAAAGTTTCAGAAAACGTTAGAATTTGCCGGAGGACTGGTACAGCTCACGCTGGACCGGTTCATACATAAAAAAGGGATCCATCCGAACGCCTTCAGGGATCTTTTTCGTTATCCCAACCTGATTTTGATGATCCGGGCGCTCAGGCGGATTGATCTGACGGATCGTGATGTCATTCTGGCTCATTTTGGTCCGAACGGCATCCTGGCCAGGAAATGCCTTGATCTGGGGCTGCTTCATGGCCGGCTTTTCACGGCTTTTCATGGTTATGATATGCTGCGTTATCTTCAGGCAAAAGGGCAGCAGGCTTATCAGGACCTGTTCCGGTCGCAGACGATGCTGCTTCCCATCAGCCTGTTCTGGAAAAAGAGGCTGATCCGGCTGGGGGCAGATCCTTCGCGGACCATCGTGCACCACATGGGCATTGATCCGGATAAATTTTCCTTCTGTCCTGCGCAGCCGGCATCGCCCGTCCATATCGTATCTGCTGCCCGTTTTGTTGAGAAAAAGGGGCTTTCATTCGCCATCAGAGCCGTCGCCGGGCTGATTGAACGTGGATATGATGTCCGATACCGGATAGCCGGAGATGGTCCGCTGCACGCGCAGCTGCAGCAGCAGATTGCAGATCTGGGTCTTGAAGATCACGTCTTCCTTGCCGGCTGGAAGACGCAGGATGAGTGGATTGACATGATGCGGGAAGCACAGATGGTTCTTGCACCCAGCATAACGGCGGACGACGGAGATATGGAAGGCATCCCGGTTCAGCTGATGGAAGCGATGGCGATGGGGAAAATAGTTGTATCCACCCTTCACAGTGGGATTCCCGAACTGATTCAAAGCGGAGTAAACGGGTATCTCGTTCCGGAGAAGGATCCGGACAGTCTGACAGAAACGATGGCCAGTGCCCTGAAATCACCGGATTTGTGGCCGGATCTTGCCGGAAAGGCCAGGCAGACGGTTGCCGACCAGTTTCAGATCAGGCGTCAGAACAGTCAGCTCATCTGCCTGCTTTCGGGGGAACCGATGAAGAAAAAAATGCCGGACGGCCGATTGCAGGCACCGCCGGAGGCTCAGTGATGAACAATATTTTTCTGATTTCAGGGGGGCTGTGGTTTTTCACGCAAAGTGCCCGCTTCCCGCGGGGCGTCCGTGAGCCTCCCTGCCCGGGACGCGTTGCCGGAGCCTCGCTCTGCTTCTTACGCAGGAGTCCCGCACCTTCCGCAGTAATCCGTAAAGGGCAGGATCAACAGGTCACGTGAAGAGAGCCGGGCATCAGGAAAATACGGGCGGACTGCGGCACGGATAGGGGATTCAGACGATCTATGGCAAAATTTATCGAAAAATTTATCGGCTTTTCTGTCGGTCCGGTGATTGGGGCGCTCATCTCCTTTGTGACCGTTCCGCTGACCACCTATTTTATTGATCCGAATGAATATGGCCGGGCCAGTATGTTTTTTCTGTTTCAGATGATTTTCGGCACCTTCTTATTTCTTGGAATGGATCAGGCCTATACCCGGGAATATCATGTCGTCGATAATAAGCTGAAATTATTTCAGAACGCGGTGATCATTCCCCTCACTCTGGCCTTCGTCGTGCTTGTTGGGACACTGGCGTTGCCGCATGAAGTGTCCGGGCTGCTGTTTGGGACGCCGGAAGAACCGTTCCCTGCCATTCTTTTTGGCGTCATGCTGGCCTTTATGGTTGTTGAACGCTATATTCTGCTTTCCATCAGAATGCGTGAAAGTGCACTGGAGTATTCACTTCTGAATATTTTTGTCAAGCTGGGTATTCTCACTTTTACCCTGCTTTTTGTCCTGTTCATTCGCCGCGATTATCTGGCCGTTGTCTATGCGACCGTACTCGGTCAGATCAGCGGCGATGTCTATCTCGTGATCAGGTACCGGAAGCTGTTTGCTTTCCGCCGTTTCTCTCCGGATCGCCGTCTTCTTACGCGGATGCTGAAATTCGGCTTACCGGTCGTTGTGGCGACGTCGTTATCCAGCCTGCTGCATTATATGGATCGACTGGCGCTTTACGCCTGGAGCAGTTTTTACCAGATCGGGATATTTACGGCAACTTTGAAAATTGCTGCGGTGGTTTCTCTTCTGCAAACCAGTTTTACGACCTTTTGGGTCCCCACGGCCTACCGGTGGCATGAAAACGGCAAGGAGATCCGCTATTTCAGGACGGTCAGCGACACGGTGCTCCTCTTCATGTCACTAGTCATGATCGTCGTCCTCCTGTTTAAAGATTTCATAACCGTCATTCTTTCGTCTCAGTATGCAGAAGCCAGATATATTGTTGCTTTCTTATGCCTGCCGCCCGTCATTTTCACGATCAGTGAGACCACCTGTCTGGGCATTGTTTTCTCGAGAAAAACGCATTTAAGTATCTGGACAGGACTCATTGCGCTGATTCCCAATGCGCTTCTGAATATTGTACTGGTTCCTCGCTTCGGGGCGCCTGGAGCAGCAGCTTCAACAGGCTGCGCTTACCTTTTCTTTTTTGCCGCACGAACCTTCTTCTCGAACCGGAACGGCATCCGGATTCCGGCGTGGAAACATCATCTGGTTTTATTGATCCTGTTTGCCGGGGCCGTGATGAATGCGTTTCCCATCAAATATATTCTGCCGGTCAACCTGCTCCTGCTTGTGATCGTCCTGATTGTACAGGCAGGAACAATCAGGCAGTTAATGCAGATATTCAAAACCAGAAAAAAGAAAGAATGGGATTTTTCATGAACCCGGGAGGAATGACAGATGCAGGTTAATTTTGGCATGCAGGAAGTGAATAACCAAAGAATCGGTATTGGCATTTTTGCCCGTCATTTAATTACGGAACTGGTGCAATATCCTGACCTGACGTGCTCCGGACATGCCTTTCTGACCTGGCACACCAGGCCGCAGTCCTTCTCCCGTTTTCCTTTTCCAACCAAGATTTCGCTTATCCCCGCCAGATGGATGTACAGCCCGCACAGGTCCCTGTTGCCCGTTTCCATGCGCCGGATCTGCCGGAGTTCGAGTGATATTTATCTCTATTTCAACTATAAGCTGCCGCGGGCCCGTCTTGACGGCAAAGTGATTTCAACCATTCATGACCTGATTCCGTTAAAAACGGAAATGGAGAATCAGTCGGTCAAAGCCGATTATTTAGCTTACATTCGCGACGCCATCAGTCGATCTGATGACATTCTGACGGTTTCGGAGTGTTCAAAACGCGATATTCTCACGTATTTTCCGATTTCTGAAGAGAGAATTCATGTCATTCCCAATGGGGTTGATTTCGCCCGGTTCCACACGCCGTTTCATCCGGAAAGGCTGAAAGAGGTGAGGAAAAAATATCACTTACCGGAAAAATTCATTTTGTATTTCGGGTCCAGTCGTAAGCATAAAAACGTGACTTCTGTTCTTAAATCCTACGCAAAGGTTCAGAAAGCAGTCAGGGACTCGGTGAAACTGGTGATCACGAACGGGAGTGAGCCGCTCAGACAGCTGGCCGGGCAGCTGGGTATTGAAAGCGACGTGCGCTTTACTGATGCTGTGGATGACCGGGATAAAGCAGCCTTTTACCAGCTGGCATCGATTAAACTGTTTGTTTCTTTATATGAAGGCTTTGGAATTCCTGTTCTGGAAGCCATGGCGGCGGGAACCCCGGTGATTGCCTCCAACGTGTCCGCTCTGCCGGAAATTTCAGGGGATGCCGCCTGGCTGGTTGATCCGCTTGATACGGATGGCATCGCTTTTGCGGTGGAAAGCGTGCTGGCCGATGATGCGTTGCGGCAGGATATGATTCAGAAAGGATTTTTGAATGCAAAAGCCTGGTCCTGGCGGCGGGCGGGTGAAAAATTACACGCCTGTATCATGCACCTGAACGACTGATTTCTATTTTCAGCAGCTTCCTCTGCCGCGTGCCGGGAATCTGAAGTATATTGCCCTGCTCTGATTGGGTATGCTGATAAGAGCATGGATCCTGTTACATGTGAATGCTTTCGAAAGAAGTAATCTCTCTTTCTGCCCGTCCCGGTACGTTTTCCCTTGTCATAAACCCTGCTTTCCCTGAAAAGGGCACCACAATTTACACAAAATTTATACAAAAACCATAGTGCCTCTATATATGGTTTTTATAATACGATTAAGAAAGAATTTTTATGGGAAAAGGATCAGAAAAACGAAGCCTCCGGCGTGCCTGCGACTTGCCGGTCGGAAAGTTTTTCTTCATCTGTTTATGTCATTAAAACAGGAACTTATTTCCGGAGGAAGCGGAAAACCTGTCTACGGGAACAGTCTGACCGGCAGATTTTTTCCGGTGCTTTTCCGGAGTTCCGAACGGACTCTTGAATGAACAGTGGGGCGTTTTGTATGCATGCAGAGAAACAGATCAAGGCTTATGGTGGTTATTCAATGGTCGGTGCGCAGAAAGTAACCCTGCCTGAAAAGGTCAAACCTTATCTGTTCGTCAAACGCGGACTGGATATCGTTTTATCTGCAATGGGTATCGTGATCGCAGCACCTGTTGTCCTTTTATTCTCCATTCTGATTGTTCTTGAGACGCCCGGCTCTCCCTTTTATGTCCAGAAAAGGGTCGGAAAGGGCGGCGGAACATTTAATCTGGTAAAACTGCGCTCCATGCGAAAAGATGCTGAGCGCTCCGGTGCCCAGTGGGCAGCAGCTCATGATCCCCGGGTCACAAAGGTCGGAAAATTCATTCGTCAAACACGGATCGATGAGTTACCTCAGCTGCTGACTGTACTGAAAGGGGACATGTCACTGATTGGACCGCGTCCTGAACGACCGTTCTTCACGGAAAAGTTTGACCGGGAAATCCCCGGTTTTAAAAATCGTCTGCTTGTGAAACCGGGTCTGACCGGGCTTGCCCAGGTAAATGGCGGATATGATCTGACGCCGCAGGAAAAACTGATTTTTGATCTTGAATATGTCAGTCATCTGTCTTTCACTCTGGAATGGAAAATCATGCTGAAGACCGTCAGGGTGCTGCTGACAGGTGAAGGGGCAAGGTAACAGCCCATCTCAGAAATTGGAGGAATGCTGTATGAAAAAAGCGATCGTAACAGGCGGTGCCGGTTTTATCGGATCCCATGTCGTTGAAGAACTGCTTCGACAGAACATGCATGTCGCGGTTATGGATAACTTTTCCACCGGCCATCACAGAAATATTGCCGGGCTGCCGATTGATTTATATATCTGTGATATTGCTGATCCGTCGGTCATCAATCTGATTCAATCCATCAAACCTGATTTTATTATCCATCTTGCGGCTCAGGTCAGTGTCCGTCAGTCGGTGGAGGATCCACTGTTTGATGAACGGACCAATGTTTCCGGGTCACTGAATATCCTGAATGCGGCCCGGCTGACGAAAGTAAAAAAGGTCGTTTTTTCTTCCTCAGCGGCGGTTTACGGCAATCCGACATTTCTGCCTGTCACAGCGGATCACCCGACTCACCCGGAGTCTCCGTACGGTCTGGCCAAGCTGACGGTTGAGCACTATCTGGATCTGTTCCGGAAGTTCTATGGCCTGCCTTACGGGATCCTCAGGTTCAGTAATGTGTACGGACCGAGACAGGACGCGGCGGGTGAAGGCGGTGTCGTGTCCATTTTTGCTGATCGAATCAGGAAAGGCACGCCGCCGATGATTTATGGCGATGGCGGGCAGACCCGGGATTTCATTTACGTCCGGGATGTTGCAAAAGCGGTTGCCTGTGCCCTGAAAGTCGATCAGAGTTTTATTGCCAATGTCTCCTCCGGTACATCCGTTTCAATCAATCAGCTTTTCCAGATGATGAAAGAAGCAGCGAAGTCCGATATTGGTGTCTATTATGGCCCTGAGCGTCAGGGGGATATCCGGAACAGTACCCTTTCAAATGAAGAGACGAAATCCTTGCTCAAGTGGGCGCCCTCCTGGGATCTTCGAAAGGGCCTGCGCGAGACAGCAGGCAGCGTGCGGAAAGCAAAGAACGCGGTGCTCTGAGGCGAGAAGTTTCATATATATAGATAAAAAAACAGGGGATTACATGATGAATCACATCAATCGGATGGCGGCGGGAACAGCCGGACTGCTGGCGATTCTGCTTGCCGGTCTGGTTGCGGCACTGCTTGTCGATTCCGCGCCGAAACAACTGTTTTTCCTTATCCTGTGGACATGGGCGCTGATTGCAGCGTGCCTTCTGATCAGAAAAACAGTCGTAGGAGAGGACCTTTTGACAGGCGCGATGTATGTGTTCCTCGCGGCAACCTTTCTGAATCAGTCACTGCTGAGCCTGCCCGCAGGCTTTTTCACTTTATTTATATAC from the Sporolactobacillus sp. Y61 genome contains:
- a CDS encoding NAD-dependent succinate-semialdehyde dehydrogenase gives rise to the protein MSSTLIIKDAPDQLFIGGKWIDAESGETDEVINPATGEVVAHVARGGAADTKKAIAAASDAFVTWSETPPDERAKTMRRMADLIVERADRLARIMTIEQGKPVAQAKGEILAGAESVRWYAEELRRIYGETIPGPDGHLLLVQKEPLGVVGAITPWNFPSSMITRKISPAIAAGNTVVLKPSPETPLSATALAAIFQEAGLPDGVVNLVMGDAPAIGKVLTESPIVRKIAFTGSTAVGKRLFGQSADTVKKVALELGGHAPFIVFDDAPLEQTVQDLVAAKFRNNGQVCTSPNRIFVHESILKPFTEQLVAAVKQVKVGNGLDEGVDAGPLIREDALVKIDRQLADATAKGAKIATGGGRLTGGDYARGYFYAPTVLTGVTNKMKIFYEETFGPVLPIIAFSDTDQVIAMANDTVYGLASYFYTKDLARIAKVSRSLQYGMVGVNSPRVAFPQAPFGGVKQSGIGRENGHQGIDDYVTIKFVNLKY
- a CDS encoding glycoside hydrolase domain-containing protein, which translates into the protein MMSGIDCATKLTEQSARRLKSQGVDAVGRYIGPAESWKTITRGEAEAIQRAGCRIFSIWETRPTRRAYFTEEQGKKDAEKAARYAGQIGQPEASPIFFTVDYDAAPDDFGVIRAYFQAIRSRSQKYRIGIYGSFRMIEDLRGKGLADFYYQTYAWSFGHESRHADIYQYQNNRMLAGIPVDLDRIRNPSAVWGPARSAVKHPAVSPAAVVPYPGHLIRRGSRGRDVVRTQNAVGAVPDGIFGPKTEQAVRAYQRRHGLVADGLVGPVTWHVLF
- a CDS encoding UDP-glucose/GDP-mannose dehydrogenase family protein; translated protein: MKLAVIGTGYVGLVTGVALSEIGHAVTCIDVDPEKIEKLSSGVPTIYEPGLEELMRRNMDAGRLLFTSRHREGLSGAEVIYIAVGTPQRPDGSANLDYIQRAASDIADHIDRHVIVVIKSTVPVGTNRRVRELINSRTKEGVQVDIASNPEFLREGSAVNDTFRGDRIVIGTENRETADTLEKINRPFGIPIIKTDIASSEMIKYASNAFLATKISFINEIANICDRLGANVEEVAKGMGLDHRIGPDFLRAGIGYGGSCFPKDTSALVQIAGNHHHEFNLLQSVIEVNNHQQILLIEKLLARFTSLEGKKIAVLGLAFKPHTDDLRESPALVLIPKLAALGADIAAYDPIAADQARKLLGDNGILYTHQLRDALSGADCAVIVTDWPDIKKMEAATYTRLMKRAIVFDGRNCYRLDAMRKSNVEYYSIGRPAHIPELIS
- a CDS encoding glycosyltransferase, translating into MNILFVVGEFPKLSQTFILNQMTGLIDAGHDVQILAKKAAPDRKVHPDVIRYRLAQRTFYYGTGRPGGKFQKTLEFAGGLVQLTLDRFIHKKGIHPNAFRDLFRYPNLILMIRALRRIDLTDRDVILAHFGPNGILARKCLDLGLLHGRLFTAFHGYDMLRYLQAKGQQAYQDLFRSQTMLLPISLFWKKRLIRLGADPSRTIVHHMGIDPDKFSFCPAQPASPVHIVSAARFVEKKGLSFAIRAVAGLIERGYDVRYRIAGDGPLHAQLQQQIADLGLEDHVFLAGWKTQDEWIDMMREAQMVLAPSITADDGDMEGIPVQLMEAMAMGKIVVSTLHSGIPELIQSGVNGYLVPEKDPDSLTETMASALKSPDLWPDLAGKARQTVADQFQIRRQNSQLICLLSGEPMKKKMPDGRLQAPPEAQ
- a CDS encoding oligosaccharide flippase family protein, with product MAKFIEKFIGFSVGPVIGALISFVTVPLTTYFIDPNEYGRASMFFLFQMIFGTFLFLGMDQAYTREYHVVDNKLKLFQNAVIIPLTLAFVVLVGTLALPHEVSGLLFGTPEEPFPAILFGVMLAFMVVERYILLSIRMRESALEYSLLNIFVKLGILTFTLLFVLFIRRDYLAVVYATVLGQISGDVYLVIRYRKLFAFRRFSPDRRLLTRMLKFGLPVVVATSLSSLLHYMDRLALYAWSSFYQIGIFTATLKIAAVVSLLQTSFTTFWVPTAYRWHENGKEIRYFRTVSDTVLLFMSLVMIVVLLFKDFITVILSSQYAEARYIVAFLCLPPVIFTISETTCLGIVFSRKTHLSIWTGLIALIPNALLNIVLVPRFGAPGAAASTGCAYLFFFAARTFFSNRNGIRIPAWKHHLVLLILFAGAVMNAFPIKYILPVNLLLLVIVLIVQAGTIRQLMQIFKTRKKKEWDFS
- a CDS encoding glycosyltransferase family 1 protein; its protein translation is MQVNFGMQEVNNQRIGIGIFARHLITELVQYPDLTCSGHAFLTWHTRPQSFSRFPFPTKISLIPARWMYSPHRSLLPVSMRRICRSSSDIYLYFNYKLPRARLDGKVISTIHDLIPLKTEMENQSVKADYLAYIRDAISRSDDILTVSECSKRDILTYFPISEERIHVIPNGVDFARFHTPFHPERLKEVRKKYHLPEKFILYFGSSRKHKNVTSVLKSYAKVQKAVRDSVKLVITNGSEPLRQLAGQLGIESDVRFTDAVDDRDKAAFYQLASIKLFVSLYEGFGIPVLEAMAAGTPVIASNVSALPEISGDAAWLVDPLDTDGIAFAVESVLADDALRQDMIQKGFLNAKAWSWRRAGEKLHACIMHLND
- a CDS encoding sugar transferase produces the protein MVGAQKVTLPEKVKPYLFVKRGLDIVLSAMGIVIAAPVVLLFSILIVLETPGSPFYVQKRVGKGGGTFNLVKLRSMRKDAERSGAQWAAAHDPRVTKVGKFIRQTRIDELPQLLTVLKGDMSLIGPRPERPFFTEKFDREIPGFKNRLLVKPGLTGLAQVNGGYDLTPQEKLIFDLEYVSHLSFTLEWKIMLKTVRVLLTGEGAR
- a CDS encoding NAD-dependent epimerase/dehydratase family protein, which produces MKKAIVTGGAGFIGSHVVEELLRQNMHVAVMDNFSTGHHRNIAGLPIDLYICDIADPSVINLIQSIKPDFIIHLAAQVSVRQSVEDPLFDERTNVSGSLNILNAARLTKVKKVVFSSSAAVYGNPTFLPVTADHPTHPESPYGLAKLTVEHYLDLFRKFYGLPYGILRFSNVYGPRQDAAGEGGVVSIFADRIRKGTPPMIYGDGGQTRDFIYVRDVAKAVACALKVDQSFIANVSSGTSVSINQLFQMMKEAAKSDIGVYYGPERQGDIRNSTLSNEETKSLLKWAPSWDLRKGLRETAGSVRKAKNAVL